In Panthera tigris isolate Pti1 chromosome C1, P.tigris_Pti1_mat1.1, whole genome shotgun sequence, the following proteins share a genomic window:
- the LOC102957625 gene encoding cytochrome P450 27C1 has product MALLARVLKARGSPAPGRWGLLDAGAPRRWRPEGARLSAGARAEDKGAGRRGAPRAAGRTEGPRSLAAMPGPHPLANLVEFFWKDGFGRIHEIQQKHTREYGKIFKSHFGPQFVVSIADRDMVAQVLRAEGAAPQRANMGSWQEYRHLRGRSTGLISAEGEQWLKMRRVLRQRILKPRDVAIFSGEINQVIADLIKRIYILRSQAEDGETVTSINDLFFKYSMEGVATILYESRLGCLENSVPQLTVDYIEALGLMFSMFKTSMYAGAIPRWLRPFVPKPWREFCRSWDGLFKFSQIHVDNKLRDIQCHMDRGETVRGGLLSCLFLSQELTLEEIYANMTEMLLAGVDTTSFTLSWAVYLLARHPEVQQTVYREIVKNLGERHVPTAADVPKVPLVRALLKETLRLFPVLPGNGRVTQEDLVVGGYLIPKGTQLALCHYATSYEDENFPRAKEFRPERWLRKGSLDRVDNFGSIPFGFGVRSCIGRRIAELEIHLVVIQLLQHFEIKTSSWTKAVPAKTHGLLTPGGPIHVRFVNRK; this is encoded by the exons ATGGCCCTGCTGGCGCGAGTCCTGAAAGCCCGTGGGAGCCCGGCGCCCGGGCGCTGGGGGCTCCTGGACGCCGGGGCCCCGCGGCGGTGGCGGCCCGAGGGCGCTCGGCTGTCGGCGGGGGCGCGGGCCGAGGACAAAGGAGCTGGCCGGCGGGGGGCGCCGCGGGCCGCGGGCCGGACCGAGGGGCCCAGGAGCCTCGCCGCTATGCCgggcccccaccccctcgccAACCTGGTGGAGTTCTTCTGGAAGGACGGCTTCGGCCGCATCCACGAGATCCAG CAGAAGCACACACGGGAATATGGAAAAATCTTCAAGTCTCACTTTGGTCCTCAGTTTGTAGTATCTATTGCAGACCGAGACATGGTGGCTCAGGTGCTCCGGGCAGAGGGGGCTGCGCCCCAGAGAGCCAACATGGGGTCCTGGCAGGAGTACCGACATTTACGAGGGAGATCCACCGGGCTCATCTCGGC GGAGGGTGAACAATGGCTCAAGATGAGACGTGTATTGAGACAAAGAATTCTGAAACCGAGAGACGTGGCCATTTTTTCAGGAGAAATCAACCAAGTTATTGCAGATTTAATTAAAAGAATCTACATCCTCAGGAGCCAGGCCGAAGATGGAGAGACTGTGACCAGTATCAATGaccttttcttcaaatattcaatGGAAG GAGTGGCCACCATCCTGTATGAGAGCCGCCTGGGCTGCCTGGAAAACAGCGTCCCGCAGCTGACCGTGGACTACATCGAGGCGCTGGGGCTCATGTTCAGCATGTTCAAGACCTCCATGTACGCGGGCGCCATCCCCCGGTGGCTCCGCCCCTTCGTCCCGAAACCCTGGAGGGAATTCTGCAGGTCCTGGGACGGACTCTTCAAATTCA GCCAGATCCACGTGGACAATAAGCTGAGGGACATACAGTGCCACATGGACCGAGGGGAGACAGTGAGGGGCGGGCTGCTCTCTTGCCTTTTCCTCAGTCAGGAGCTGACACTGGAGGAGATCTACGCCAACATGACCGAGATGCTGCTGGCGGGCGTTGACACG ACATCGTTCACATTATCCTGGGCAGTGTATCTCCTTGCGAGGCACCCAGAAGTGCAGCAGACCGTGTATCGGGAGATAGTTAAGAATTTGGGGGAAAGACATGTCCCAACGGCAGCTGATGTCCCCAAAGTCCCATTGGTCAGAGCTCTGCTGAAGGAAACCTTGAG GCTGTTTCCAGTGCTTCCAGGGAATGGCCGAGTCACCCAGGAAGACCTGGTTGTTGGCGGGTACCTGATTCCCAAAGGC ACCCAGCTGGCCCTCTGCCACTATGCCACTTCCTACGAGGATGAGAACTTCCCTCGGGCCAAGGAGTTCCGGCCGGAGCGCTGGCTGCGGAAAGGAAGCCTGGACCGAGTGGACAACTTTGGGTCCATCCCCTTTGGGTTCGGGGTTCGGAGCTGCATCGGGCGGAGAATTGCAGAACTGGAGATCCACCTCGTCGTGATCCAG ttGCTTCAGCATTTTGAGATCAAGACATCTTCTTGGACTAAAGCAGTTCCTGCCAAAACCCACGGGCTTCTGACACCAGGGGGGCCCATCCACGTGCGTTTTGTTAACAGAAAGTGA